Proteins encoded in a region of the Anopheles ziemanni chromosome 2, idAnoZiCoDA_A2_x.2, whole genome shotgun sequence genome:
- the LOC131289314 gene encoding periodic tryptophan protein 1 homolog has translation MDSDQEDEVPNVNFVPSLLFVKRGVAKANPDKITLAPEELARIINEAREDLDNDGVDNMDTSDDEENEESNDSLEQTALSVNNHSTDSQRADEYNLETYDQESANSGLHLSTVAVVDPTENFQDEEDSDAEDEIIKPTDNLILVGHVQNDSASMEVYILNEEEGSLYVHHEFLLPSPPLSIEWLSFDPGSDKPGNVCAIGCMDPVITLWDLDIQDSLEPICKLGSKGNRKKNIPRMGHSDAVLDLSWNNYLPHILASGSVDRTVILWDLEEGIPHTTLRQFEEKVQALAFHPSQAETLLAGSCDGKAYVFDCRSTTDEISSYKSWSLGAEVERVCWDRFNERHFVASTNDGCIHYVDIRREDRTLWKKQVHEKETTGLVLSSMVKGMLTTASADGTLKVWDLNEQDACLVYKKNPKIGVIQCLAECPENPFTLALGGDLKSRNFCVLNLLDNDGVSNMFKPRFDGAQSSSNIVSSAFETMEESANQDVDVDLE, from the exons ATGGATTCAGATCAGGAGGACGAGGTTCCGAACGTAAATTTTGTGCCAAGTTTATTATTCGTGAAACGTGGAGTAGCTAAGGCTAATCCAGATAAG ATCACTCTTGCTCCTGAGGAATTGGCCAGAATAATCAACGAGGCGAGAGAAGACTTGGATAA CGATGGGGTTGATAACATGGATACTTCGGATGacgaagaaaatgaagaaagcaATGATTCGTTAGAACAGACAGCCCTATCAGTAAACAATCATAGCACCGACAGCCAAAGGGCTGATGAGTACAACTTAGAAACGTACGACCAAGAAT CCGCCAACAGTGGATTGCATCTTAGCACGGTTGCTGTTGTGGATCCAACAGAAAACTTTCAGGATGAAGAAGATTCGGATGCCGAAGATGAAATTATCAAGCCAACCGATAATTTGATTCTCGTTGGACACGTCCAAAATGATAGTGCATCAATGGAAGTTTACA TTCTTAATGAAGAAGAGGGAAGTCTCTACGTACATCATGAATTTTTACTACCAAGTCCACCGCTTTCTATAGAATGGCTAAGTTTTGACCCAGGTAGTGATAAACCGGGAAATGTGTGCGCTATTGGGTGTATGGATCCGGTCATAACACTGTGGGATTTAGATATACAAGATTCACTTGAGCCCATCTGCAAACTTGGCTCGAAGGGAAAccgtaaaaaaaatataccgaGAATGGGACACAGTGATGCTGTGCTTGATTTGTCGTGGAACAATTATCTACC acACATTTTAGCCAGTGGCTCAGTCGATCGAACAGTTATTCTTTGGGACTTGGAGGAAGGCATTCCTCACACCACTCTTCGACAATTCGAGGAGAAAGTACAAGCATTAGCGTTTCACCCTAGCCAAGCAGAGACACTCTTAGCTGGCAGTTGCGATGGGAAGGCGTATGTGTTTGACTGCCGTTCTACAACGGACGAGATTAGCAGCTACAAGTCCTGGTCCCTGGGAGCAGAAGTGGAACGTGTTTGCTGGGATCGGTTTAATGAGCGCCACTTTGTGGCTAGTACGAATGACGGGTGTATCCACTACGTAGACATACGTCGCGAGGATCGTACATTATGGAAAAAGCAGGTTCATGAGAAGGAAACAACGGGATTAGTTCTCAGTTCTATGGTAAAAGGAATGCTCACCACGGCCTCAGCTGATGGAACACTTAAGGTGTGGGATTTAAACGAACAAGACGCATGCTTGGTATAcaagaaaaatccaaaaattgGCGTCATCCAGTGTCTCGCAGAGTGTCCTGAAAACCCTTTCACTCTTGCTTTGGGCGGTGATTTGAAATCGAGGAACTTTTGTGTTTTGAACTTATTGGACAATGACGGAG TATCGAACATGTTCAAGCCAAGATTTGATGGTGCGCAATCGTCGAGCAATATCGTCAGTTCAGCTTTCGAGACAATGGAGGAATCAGCAAACCAGGATGTTGATGTAGATTTagagtaa